The Herminiimonas arsenitoxidans genome window below encodes:
- the msrB gene encoding peptide-methionine (R)-S-oxide reductase MsrB, translating into MIDKVIKTDAEWRAMLDDEEYDVTRHAATEAPFTGRYWDHHEFGIYTCVCCNTPLFASDTKFDSGCGWPSYFKALNPANVKEKIDRAYGMIRTEVICNVCDAHLGHVFNDGPPPTGLRYCINSASLRFDPAPDLK; encoded by the coding sequence ATGATAGACAAAGTAATCAAAACCGACGCCGAATGGCGCGCCATGCTGGATGACGAAGAATATGACGTCACACGTCATGCTGCGACCGAAGCCCCCTTCACCGGACGCTATTGGGATCATCATGAATTCGGCATCTATACCTGCGTCTGCTGCAATACGCCGCTGTTCGCATCCGACACCAAATTCGATTCCGGCTGCGGCTGGCCCAGCTATTTCAAGGCGCTGAACCCGGCCAACGTCAAAGAAAAAATTGACCGCGCCTATGGCATGATCCGCACAGAAGTCATCTGCAATGTATGCGATGCACATCTGGGTCACGTCTTCAATGACGGCCCGCCACCAACCGGCCTGCGTTACTGCATCAATTCTGCATCGTTACGCTTCGATCCAGCTCCCGATTTGAAATAA
- a CDS encoding protein adenylyltransferase SelO: protein MNAPKPPYPTDHMSSMDNLPIGNSFAALPPAHYTALMPTPLPNPYLVCASASTAALIGLDFSEVDTEAFIETFTGNRILDNSKPLSAVYSGHQFGVWAGQLGDGRAILLGDVPAPNVYPSGRLELQLKGAGLTPYSRMGDGRAVLRSSIREFLCSEAMAALGIPTTRALCVTGSDQIVMREQRETAAVATRVAQSFVRFGSFEHWFYNEKHDELKTLADYVIDNFYPEFRSSDNPYKALLTEVTLRTAQMIAHWQAVGFMHGVMNTDNMSILGLTLDYGPFGFMEAFNATHICNHTDQQGRYSYARQPQIGEWNCYALGQALLPLIGDVDETQAALRIYKPAFAEKFEELMRAKLGLKTKQSDDRKLFDGLFGILQESHVDFTTFFRQLGNVQIADSETQEPLRDLFIDRAAYDAWALQYGARLQQENSIDSERKLAMDAVNPKYILRNYLAQVAIEKAQNKDFSEVQKLLQVLEKPFDEQPENEKYAALPPDWANDLEVSCSS, encoded by the coding sequence ATGAATGCCCCAAAACCGCCGTACCCCACCGATCACATGAGCAGCATGGACAATTTACCGATAGGTAATTCATTTGCAGCCTTGCCACCGGCGCATTACACCGCATTGATGCCTACGCCTTTACCGAATCCGTATCTGGTATGCGCCAGCGCATCGACTGCGGCATTGATAGGGCTGGATTTTTCCGAAGTCGACACTGAGGCCTTTATTGAGACCTTCACTGGCAATCGGATCTTAGATAATTCAAAACCATTGTCGGCCGTCTATTCGGGCCATCAATTCGGCGTCTGGGCTGGCCAACTGGGCGATGGTCGCGCCATTTTGCTCGGCGATGTTCCTGCACCCAATGTTTATCCATCCGGCAGGCTTGAATTGCAATTGAAAGGTGCGGGATTGACGCCTTACTCGCGCATGGGCGATGGCCGCGCAGTATTGCGCTCGTCGATACGCGAATTCCTCTGTTCGGAAGCGATGGCAGCACTGGGCATCCCCACCACGCGTGCGCTCTGCGTCACCGGCTCGGATCAAATCGTCATGCGTGAACAACGTGAAACCGCTGCCGTCGCCACCCGCGTGGCACAAAGCTTCGTGCGTTTCGGCTCCTTCGAACATTGGTTCTACAACGAAAAACACGACGAATTAAAGACGCTGGCCGATTATGTCATCGATAATTTTTACCCAGAATTTCGTAGCAGCGACAATCCATACAAAGCCTTGCTGACCGAGGTAACGCTACGCACTGCACAGATGATCGCGCACTGGCAAGCCGTCGGCTTTATGCATGGCGTGATGAATACCGACAATATGTCTATCCTCGGCCTGACGCTGGATTACGGCCCGTTCGGCTTCATGGAAGCATTCAATGCCACGCACATTTGCAATCACACTGATCAACAAGGTCGTTACTCATATGCACGCCAACCGCAAATCGGCGAATGGAATTGCTACGCATTAGGCCAAGCCTTGCTGCCGTTGATAGGCGACGTGGATGAAACGCAAGCTGCCCTCAGAATTTACAAGCCGGCGTTCGCAGAAAAATTTGAAGAACTCATGCGTGCAAAACTCGGTCTGAAGACCAAGCAATCTGATGACAGAAAGCTGTTCGACGGATTATTTGGCATCTTGCAAGAAAGTCATGTCGACTTCACGACTTTCTTCCGTCAACTAGGCAATGTACAAATCGCAGACAGCGAAACGCAAGAGCCTTTACGCGATCTATTTATTGACCGCGCCGCCTACGATGCCTGGGCGCTACAATACGGCGCACGCTTGCAGCAGGAAAACAGCATAGACAGCGAGCGCAAGCTTGCAATGGATGCGGTCAACCCAAAATACATCTTGCGCAACTACCTCGCACAAGTCGCGATCGAAAAAGCGCAGAATAAAGACTTCTCTGAAGTACAAAAACTACTGCAAGTGCTGGAAAAACCGTTTGACGAACAGCCGGAAAACGAGAAATATGCCGCCTTACCGCCCGACTGGGCCAACGATCTGGAAGTGAGTTGTTCATCATGA
- a CDS encoding septation protein A, with the protein MKFLFDLFPVILFFGVFKWGEGNTEAAQAFGQQYLSGVVSDGLVTATQAPILLATAIAIIATVFQIGYLMARGRKIDKTLWLSLAIIVVFGSATIYFHNETFIKWKPTVLYWCFAAALLFSQIFLKKNLIRSMMEKQMSLPEGIWHRVNLSWVAFFITMGLINLYVAFNFSTATWVNFKLFGGMGLMIAFIVVQSLLLSKHVKEPQ; encoded by the coding sequence ATGAAATTCCTGTTCGATCTATTCCCCGTCATTCTCTTCTTCGGCGTCTTTAAATGGGGCGAAGGTAATACCGAAGCAGCGCAAGCCTTCGGCCAGCAATATCTGTCGGGCGTGGTTTCCGATGGTCTGGTGACTGCAACGCAAGCACCTATCCTGCTGGCAACTGCCATCGCCATCATTGCGACCGTCTTCCAGATCGGCTACCTGATGGCAAGAGGTAGAAAAATCGACAAGACCTTGTGGCTCTCACTCGCCATCATCGTCGTCTTCGGTAGCGCCACGATTTACTTCCACAATGAAACCTTTATCAAATGGAAGCCAACCGTTCTTTACTGGTGCTTTGCTGCGGCCCTCTTGTTCAGCCAGATTTTCCTCAAGAAAAACCTGATTCGCTCCATGATGGAGAAGCAAATGTCCTTGCCGGAAGGCATCTGGCATCGCGTTAATTTGTCCTGGGTTGCCTTTTTTATCACGATGGGCTTGATTAATCTGTATGTCGCCTTCAACTTCTCTACCGCAACTTGGGTAAATTTCAAGTTGTTCGGTGGCATGGGATTGATGATTGCTTTCATCGTTGTACAAAGCCTGCTCTTGTCTAAACACGTGAAAGAACCGCAATGA